GCGCCGACGAGGCGGAGCTGGACCGCGAGGCGGCCCGATCGGTCGCATTCATCCGCAGCCTCTTCGGTTGAGCAAAAACGGTTCAATGCCAGGCACACTCCTGGCACTGAACCAAAAAATGGGCTCGCAGATGGCAGACCGCTATTTTTCTAAAAAAGTATGGACCGATGGCAGTGCTCGGAGCTGTGATCGCCGCCTTTGGCGTGTACGCGCAGCTCACCCTGACCGAAGTGGAACACAATATGAACATGCTGTTTGGCATGTTTACGGGGTTTGGCGTCGCGCTGCTGGTGTCCAGTGGCTGGCGCCTCATCCGCCGCCGTCTCGCCTCGCCCGAAGCCCTGCAGCGGGAGGAGATCGAACACAGCGACGAACGAAACCGTATGATCGCGATGCTGGCGGCCTCGGTGAGCTATGCGGTGTCGCAGGGGTTTCTGGCCGTCATGGCATTTTTGTTCGTGGCCATCGGCTATCCTCTCCCCGGCCTCATCGCCGCGGGCGCGTTGTGCCTGTCGGCGCTCACGCTGCTGCTGGCCACCCGTCATTATCGGCGCAAGCTGTGAACACAAACGCCGCTCGGCGCGAGCGCGTGCGGCCCGGATCCCGTACAACAGGATCCGGGCCGCACTTTTGCAAAAAACTTTGGCGTAACGTCGAGGCATACCGCAAAAAAGAACACTTGACAAATCGCCGCGCGTTGCATATAATGGTGGAGATGTAAAGGAAAGTCGCTTTACAAAAAGTCAGCGAGGTGACCGCCGTGAAATCGGATCCGCTGGACATGGCCTATCTGTTCGACTTTTACGCCGACCTCCTCACAGACAAACAGCGCGACTACTTTGATCTCTACTACCATCAGGACCTCTCGCTGTCCGAGATCTCCGAGAGCAAAGGCATCACTCGGCAGGGCGTGCGCGATGTGATCGCCCGCGCCGAGAGTACTTTGCGCCATATGGAGGCGCGGCTCGGGCTCGTCGCGCGCTATAGCCGCGTGCGGGAATCTCTGGACGCCATCGCCCAACTGTCGGAAGAGCTCGCCGCCCTCTGCAACCGGGGGCTGGCCGGCGACGACGTCCGCCGGTGCGCCGACGAGATCCGCCGGTTGGCCGGCATAAAACCCGCGGAGTGAGCCCGGCGCGGCGCCGAACACACCAACAATCAGGGCGCCCTCTTCGATCTTTGCCGAGGAGACGCCGCAATGAGGCACAACATGGCATTTGAAGGTCTCTCCGAAAAACTGGGCAATGTCTTTAAAAAGCTGCGCGGCAAAGGCCGCCTCTC
This window of the Oscillospiraceae bacterium genome carries:
- a CDS encoding YlxM family DNA-binding protein, whose protein sequence is MKSDPLDMAYLFDFYADLLTDKQRDYFDLYYHQDLSLSEISESKGITRQGVRDVIARAESTLRHMEARLGLVARYSRVRESLDAIAQLSEELAALCNRGLAGDDVRRCADEIRRLAGIKPAE